Proteins from a genomic interval of Nocardia sp. BMG51109:
- a CDS encoding GntR family transcriptional regulator, giving the protein MAPRRHSALLAKLVVDEPGRPQIILGELRRVILDGAVPPGTAIPVREVAELFDVSHIPVREALKILLGEGLVAHEQHSGYTVARLTATELREMYLVRQALEEASLAAAVCCATPSDRALLVETHAALEQAIRDDDPVAYHRRSRRFHLALTRPSRMFRLLHLLESAWNVTEPVQSMVHVSRTDRVRLHTDHALMLDAFLAADVQRLTALAQQHHVRLESALATLPTDTGLFAPPDDISFAH; this is encoded by the coding sequence ATGGCCCCACGACGACACTCCGCTCTGCTCGCGAAGCTGGTGGTCGACGAGCCCGGCCGGCCGCAGATCATCCTCGGCGAACTGCGCCGGGTGATCCTCGACGGCGCGGTGCCGCCGGGGACTGCGATTCCGGTCCGGGAGGTGGCGGAGCTGTTCGACGTCAGCCACATTCCGGTGCGCGAGGCGTTGAAGATCCTGCTCGGCGAGGGCCTGGTTGCCCACGAGCAGCACTCCGGTTACACCGTGGCGCGGTTGACCGCGACCGAGCTGCGCGAGATGTACCTCGTGCGGCAGGCACTGGAGGAGGCGTCGCTGGCCGCGGCCGTATGCTGCGCCACCCCCTCGGACCGGGCCCTTCTGGTGGAGACCCACGCGGCGCTGGAACAGGCCATCCGCGACGACGATCCCGTCGCCTACCACCGCCGCTCGCGCCGGTTCCACCTCGCGCTCACCCGGCCCTCGCGCATGTTCCGGCTGCTGCACCTGCTCGAATCCGCCTGGAACGTCACCGAACCCGTGCAGTCCATGGTGCACGTGTCCCGCACCGACCGGGTGCGGCTGCACACGGACCACGCCCTCATGCTGGACGCCTTCCTGGCCGCCGACGTGCAGCGGTTGACCGCACTGGCCCAGCAGCATCACGTCCGGCTCGAGTCGGCGCTGGCGACGCTGCCCACCGACACCGGGCTGTTCGCCCCGCCGGACGACATCTCCTTCGCGCACTGA
- the idi gene encoding isopentenyl-diphosphate Delta-isomerase — protein MTRATVTDREALPVELVDEHGQAIGACPVAQAHAAPGRLHRAFSVLLFDADGRVLVQQRAGVKTRFPLLWTNTCCGHPAPGTKIAAAAADRLVEELGVHTELTEVGTFTYRAADPGTGRVEHEWDHVLVGRFDGRPPRPDPAEIADHAWVWPADLAEALAADPSRYTPWLSGVLTVIGDNEQDG, from the coding sequence GTGACCCGCGCAACTGTGACCGATCGCGAGGCTCTACCCGTCGAACTGGTGGACGAGCACGGCCAGGCCATCGGGGCATGCCCGGTGGCTCAGGCCCACGCCGCTCCCGGCCGCCTGCACCGGGCGTTCTCGGTGCTGCTGTTCGATGCCGACGGGCGGGTGCTGGTGCAGCAGCGCGCCGGGGTGAAGACCCGGTTCCCGCTGCTGTGGACCAACACCTGCTGCGGGCACCCGGCACCGGGCACCAAGATCGCGGCCGCGGCCGCCGACCGGCTCGTCGAGGAGCTCGGGGTGCACACCGAGCTGACCGAGGTGGGCACGTTCACCTATCGTGCCGCCGATCCCGGCACCGGCCGGGTCGAGCACGAGTGGGATCACGTTCTGGTCGGCCGGTTCGACGGCCGGCCGCCTCGCCCGGATCCGGCCGAGATCGCCGACCACGCCTGGGTGTGGCCGGCGGATCTGGCCGAGGCGCTGGCGGCCGATCCGAGCCGGTACACGCCGTGGCTGTCCGGGGTGCTCACGGTCATCGGCGACAACGAGCAGGACGGGTAG
- a CDS encoding geranyl diphosphate 2-C-methyltransferase — protein sequence MTMLDRETDGVLRTNYQRSVAEYWNNNPNDDRVNTKLGEVDGLYHHHYGIGEPDWSVLEGPAETRQDRIVRDLHRLETAQADLLLDHLGDIRPGDGLLDAGCGRGGTSIMANQRFGCRVDGVTISQYQAGFANDQARERGVTDSVRFHFRNMLDTGFDAGSMRGLWTNETTMYVELQDLFAEFARVLEPGGRYVCITGCSNDVTGGRSAAVSWIDAHYGCMIHPRGEYFRALAANGLVPISVTDLTAATIPYWELRTHSELATGVEKPFLSAYREGSFQYLLIAADKVGR from the coding sequence ATGACGATGCTCGACCGCGAGACCGATGGAGTCCTGCGCACCAACTACCAACGCTCGGTCGCCGAGTACTGGAACAACAACCCCAACGACGACCGGGTCAACACCAAACTCGGCGAGGTGGACGGTCTCTACCATCACCACTACGGGATCGGCGAGCCCGACTGGTCGGTGCTCGAGGGCCCGGCCGAGACCCGGCAGGACCGGATCGTGCGCGACCTGCACCGCCTCGAAACCGCGCAGGCCGACCTGCTGCTCGACCACCTCGGCGATATCCGCCCCGGCGACGGGCTGCTCGACGCCGGCTGCGGCCGCGGCGGCACCAGCATCATGGCCAACCAGCGGTTCGGCTGCCGGGTGGACGGCGTGACGATCTCGCAGTACCAGGCCGGGTTCGCCAACGACCAGGCCCGCGAACGCGGCGTCACCGACTCGGTGCGCTTCCATTTCCGCAACATGCTCGACACCGGCTTCGACGCGGGCAGCATGCGCGGCCTCTGGACCAACGAGACGACCATGTACGTCGAACTGCAGGATCTGTTCGCCGAATTCGCGCGGGTGCTGGAACCGGGCGGGCGCTACGTCTGCATCACCGGCTGCTCCAACGACGTCACCGGGGGCCGCTCGGCCGCGGTGAGCTGGATCGACGCCCACTACGGCTGCATGATCCATCCGCGCGGCGAATATTTCCGCGCGCTCGCCGCGAACGGGCTGGTCCCGATCTCCGTCACCGATCTGACCGCGGCCACCATCCCGTACTGGGAGTTGCGCACCCACTCCGAACTCGCCACCGGCGTGGAGAAGCCGTTCCTGAGCGCCTATCGAGAGGGGAGTTTCCAGTACCTGCTGATCGCAGCCGATAAGGTAGGCCGGTGA
- a CDS encoding family 2 encapsulin nanocompartment cargo protein terpene cyclase, giving the protein MSVLSRAAAPPATDEVAGVVAALLTNLDHAPPARLPTADEPSAPDIPDTSETPAPEPVSAPLGDMTGAAVPFRLLGPRGLGAPFVPRPPAPDDDPPDGAAAHGGGGTGQAGPVIAQADALPVVPDPGPEGTDEPSDLPGIRRFPQGPTGFGTTSLRPTLSRTTVSRTDSDGDGQGRPASRRDIPALYCPPPVRDDPLLAEAVNEGITLWAQSIGLYEGRLDELRKADFGRLIMLAHPDCDDPDRLLAAAKCAVSEWSVDDYYCEEDADDRAPDGTPSSAEAELGPRLELAAAAIDPVHLPAAYQAQLECALEADPILRAFRTSFEHLSHYATPAQLARLRTEIAGWFIALGAEAGWRTAGRMPPVWEYLTNRQPHSFLPCMAPIDAVGGYELSAPEYTDPRVRRVVTTAALAAQMVNDLYSMAREDLSGGREFNLPTVLAAEEDCPRREAVRRTAEIHDELMHRFEREAAPLAAAGSPELRRFLGGLWAWQGGNRAWHADSRRYHDKG; this is encoded by the coding sequence ATGTCGGTGCTGTCGCGCGCGGCGGCACCGCCGGCCACCGATGAGGTGGCCGGCGTCGTCGCCGCGCTTCTGACCAACCTCGACCACGCTCCCCCGGCTCGGCTGCCGACGGCGGACGAACCGTCGGCACCGGATATCCCCGATACCTCCGAAACACCGGCGCCCGAACCGGTTTCGGCGCCGTTGGGCGATATGACCGGGGCCGCCGTCCCGTTCCGCCTGCTGGGCCCGCGCGGCCTCGGCGCGCCCTTCGTGCCGAGACCGCCCGCACCGGACGACGACCCACCCGATGGTGCCGCCGCGCATGGGGGCGGCGGCACCGGACAGGCCGGCCCCGTTATTGCGCAGGCCGATGCATTACCTGTCGTACCGGACCCGGGGCCGGAGGGCACGGACGAACCCTCGGATCTGCCGGGAATCCGGCGATTTCCGCAGGGTCCCACCGGTTTCGGTACGACATCGCTCCGGCCGACCCTGTCCCGAACCACGGTGTCCCGGACCGACAGCGACGGCGACGGACAGGGCCGACCGGCCTCCCGGCGCGATATCCCGGCGCTGTACTGTCCGCCGCCGGTGCGCGACGACCCCCTCCTCGCCGAGGCGGTGAACGAGGGAATCACCCTGTGGGCCCAGTCGATCGGGCTGTACGAGGGCAGGCTCGACGAGCTGCGCAAGGCCGACTTCGGGCGGCTGATCATGCTGGCACACCCCGACTGCGACGACCCGGACCGGCTGCTGGCCGCGGCCAAGTGCGCGGTCTCGGAGTGGTCGGTGGACGACTACTACTGTGAGGAGGACGCCGACGACCGCGCACCCGACGGCACCCCGTCCAGCGCCGAGGCGGAGCTGGGGCCGCGGCTCGAATTGGCCGCCGCCGCCATCGATCCCGTCCATCTCCCGGCCGCATATCAGGCACAGCTCGAATGCGCCCTGGAGGCGGACCCGATCCTGCGCGCCTTCCGCACCTCGTTCGAGCATCTGTCGCACTACGCCACGCCGGCCCAGCTGGCGCGGCTGCGCACCGAGATCGCCGGCTGGTTCATCGCGCTCGGCGCGGAGGCCGGGTGGCGTACGGCCGGGCGGATGCCGCCGGTGTGGGAGTACCTGACCAATCGCCAGCCGCACAGCTTCCTGCCGTGCATGGCCCCGATCGACGCGGTCGGCGGCTACGAGCTGTCCGCGCCGGAGTACACCGACCCGCGGGTGCGCCGCGTGGTCACCACCGCTGCCCTGGCCGCGCAGATGGTCAACGACCTGTACTCGATGGCTCGCGAAGACCTCTCCGGCGGAAGGGAATTCAACCTGCCGACGGTGCTGGCCGCCGAGGAGGACTGCCCGCGGCGGGAGGCGGTCCGCCGCACGGCGGAGATCCACGACGAACTGATGCACCGTTTCGAACGGGAGGCGGCCCCGCTCGCGGCCGCCGGCTCCCCCGAACTGCGGCGCTTCCTGGGCGGCCTGTGGGCCTGGCAGGGCGGTAACCGCGCCTGGCATGCCGACAGCCGCCGCTATCACGACAAAGGCTGA
- a CDS encoding family 2B encapsulin nanocompartment shell protein, which produces MTIELPAQAENHAQKSLSTTAAHKLAHTTKSEPQMQGISSRWLTRALPWVQVHGGIYRVNRRLTHTVGNGEVEFTVDGGQARIIPTELRELPPLRTFEDEEVLGALAQQFEQRELEPGTVVTEFGNPVDQLLLIVHGKLSKIGTGEYGETTRLGILSGGSYFGEDILTDRDAIWPVTLTTITSTTLLALPRAALERALDDIPALREQLARFADASSRPQNKHGEANIEISSGHAGEPLLDGTFVDYDISPREYELGLAQTVLRVHTRVADLFNEPHNQIEQQLRLTIEALYERRENDLVNNPEFGLLRNCDPKQRISTESGPPTPDDMDELLSMRRSTKLFLAHPKAIAAFGRECTRLGIYPDPVDVDGHRVPGWRGVPIFPCGKLPVSGTQTTSILAMRTGEKDQGVVGLHQTGIPDEYEPGLNVRFKGIDDQSIISYLVSCYYSAAVLVPDALGILDDVSVARQSD; this is translated from the coding sequence ATGACCATCGAACTCCCGGCTCAGGCCGAGAACCACGCACAGAAGAGCCTGTCCACCACCGCCGCCCACAAACTCGCCCACACCACCAAATCCGAACCGCAGATGCAGGGCATCAGCTCCCGGTGGCTGACCCGCGCGCTGCCGTGGGTGCAGGTGCACGGCGGTATCTATCGCGTCAACCGGCGCCTGACACACACCGTCGGCAACGGCGAGGTCGAATTCACCGTCGACGGCGGGCAGGCCCGGATCATCCCGACCGAACTGCGGGAACTCCCGCCGCTGCGCACCTTCGAGGACGAGGAGGTACTCGGCGCGCTGGCGCAGCAGTTCGAGCAGCGCGAACTCGAGCCGGGCACCGTCGTCACCGAGTTCGGCAACCCGGTGGATCAGCTGCTGCTGATCGTGCACGGCAAGCTGAGCAAGATCGGCACCGGCGAATACGGCGAGACCACCCGGCTCGGAATACTGTCCGGCGGATCGTATTTCGGCGAGGACATCCTCACCGACCGCGACGCCATCTGGCCGGTCACGCTCACCACGATCACCAGCACCACGCTGCTGGCCCTGCCCCGGGCCGCCCTCGAGCGCGCCCTCGACGACATCCCCGCACTGCGCGAACAGCTGGCGCGCTTCGCCGACGCCTCCTCGCGGCCGCAGAACAAGCACGGCGAGGCGAATATCGAGATCTCCTCCGGGCACGCGGGCGAACCGCTGCTCGACGGCACCTTCGTCGATTACGACATCAGCCCGCGCGAGTACGAACTCGGCCTGGCGCAGACCGTGCTGCGCGTGCACACCCGCGTCGCGGACCTGTTCAACGAGCCGCACAACCAGATCGAGCAGCAGCTGCGCCTGACCATCGAGGCCCTCTACGAGCGCCGCGAGAACGACCTGGTGAACAACCCCGAGTTCGGGCTGCTGCGCAACTGCGATCCGAAGCAGCGCATCTCCACCGAATCGGGCCCGCCGACGCCCGACGACATGGACGAGCTGCTGAGCATGCGGCGCAGCACGAAACTGTTTCTGGCACACCCCAAAGCGATCGCCGCCTTCGGTCGCGAATGCACCAGGCTCGGCATCTACCCCGACCCGGTGGACGTCGACGGCCACCGCGTCCCGGGATGGCGCGGGGTACCGATCTTCCCGTGCGGCAAGCTCCCGGTCAGCGGCACCCAGACCACCTCGATCCTGGCCATGCGCACGGGCGAGAAGGACCAGGGCGTCGTCGGCCTGCACCAGACCGGCATCCCCGACGAGTACGAACCCGGCCTGAACGTGCGGTTCAAGGGCATCGACGACCAGTCGATCATCTCCTACCTGGTCAGCTGCTACTACTCGGCGGCGGTGCTGGTCCCCGACGCGCTGGGCATTCTCGACGACGTCTCGGTCGCCCGGCAGAGCGATTGA
- a CDS encoding AMP-binding protein, whose amino-acid sequence MATAQNGLEVIRFGGLTQDEEASPYEVTERKRMYRLRHYFPDEYFPDEVTPAPEPGGEPDVSGGPHGPGEGEFREARPVVLLVPPLMVNADIYDVNADGGAVGILHRAGIDCWVIDFGSPASEEGGWQRDLADHVLALDSALDTITELTGRGVHLMGYSQGGMFAYQTAAYRYGKGIDSIVTFGSPVDIVAGLPFGLPHDLVSDLADFVADHVLNRLPITDSMVRVGFQLLDPVKTAKARVDFLRQLHDREALLPRERQRRFLERDGWVGYAGPAAADLLKQFVAHNRMMLGGFVIRDHPVSLAELRCPILAFVGEVDDIGQPAAVRGIVRAAPNAEVYEATVVAGHFGLVAGSVATQQTWPLVRDWVHWFAGGGALPDRITPMREQGAANRPRTVATRVVHTAASLAEAGAGLGAALGSIASSTLRGSMELTGEAVRTLPRLTRLGMIQPHTRISLGRLLAEQARRAPLRECFLFDDRVHTNAAVNVRIDNVVRGLISAGVRPAARVGVLMETRPSALAAVAALSRLGAVAVLLAPGSELRRAVELTGITTIVSDPENLRDAAATGTRILVLGGGDARGLDVPLGSEVIDLEQIDPSRVVLPGWFRPDPGLARELAFVLVTGTGDKLDIKYITNHRWSVSAFGTAGSADLGRQDTVYCLAPLHHSSGLLVSLGGAVAGGSRIALARSLDPARFTEEVHRYGVTVVTYTWTMMRDILDADTFPHGHPHPIRLFIGSGMPAGLWRRTTEKFAPARVLEFYASIEGDVVLANVAGAKVGSKGRPVPGTARVELVSYDSETGEISTDAQGFARRAADNEVGLLLGRAADRVDVSQGGLRGVFAPGDAWMPTENLFRRDADGDYWLMDRRDTVIRTARGPVYTQPVVDALNDLTAVDLEVAFALSTEAADGERHRAGRTLAVAAVSVRPGHRLEPKDVTEGLRVLDPDRRPDLIYVVDEIPRSSTYRPSTRAVQASVRLEPGENTWYLDRTTDTYEVLTADALAALLA is encoded by the coding sequence ATGGCGACCGCGCAGAACGGGCTCGAGGTGATCCGTTTCGGTGGGCTGACACAGGACGAAGAGGCGTCGCCGTACGAGGTCACCGAGCGTAAGCGAATGTATCGGCTGCGCCATTACTTCCCCGACGAGTACTTCCCCGACGAGGTCACCCCCGCGCCCGAACCGGGTGGTGAGCCCGATGTTTCCGGCGGACCACACGGCCCCGGCGAGGGGGAGTTCCGGGAGGCCCGGCCGGTGGTGCTGCTGGTGCCGCCCCTGATGGTGAATGCCGACATCTACGACGTCAATGCCGACGGTGGCGCGGTGGGCATTCTGCACCGCGCCGGAATAGATTGCTGGGTCATCGATTTCGGCTCACCGGCGAGCGAGGAGGGCGGCTGGCAGCGCGATCTCGCCGACCATGTGCTGGCCCTGGACAGCGCCCTGGACACGATCACCGAGCTGACCGGCCGCGGCGTGCACCTGATGGGCTATTCGCAGGGCGGCATGTTCGCCTACCAGACCGCCGCCTATCGCTACGGCAAGGGCATCGACAGCATCGTCACCTTCGGCAGCCCCGTCGACATCGTGGCCGGGCTGCCGTTCGGCCTGCCGCACGACCTGGTGTCCGACCTCGCCGATTTCGTCGCCGACCACGTGCTGAACCGGCTGCCGATCACCGACTCGATGGTGCGGGTCGGCTTCCAGCTGCTCGATCCGGTCAAGACCGCCAAGGCCCGCGTCGACTTCCTGCGCCAGCTGCACGACCGGGAGGCGCTGCTGCCGCGGGAGCGCCAGCGCCGATTCCTGGAGCGCGACGGCTGGGTCGGCTACGCCGGTCCGGCGGCCGCCGATCTGCTCAAGCAGTTCGTGGCGCACAACCGGATGATGCTGGGCGGGTTCGTGATTCGCGATCATCCGGTGTCCCTGGCCGAGCTGAGGTGCCCGATCCTGGCCTTCGTGGGCGAGGTGGACGACATCGGCCAGCCGGCCGCGGTGCGCGGCATCGTGCGGGCCGCCCCGAACGCGGAGGTGTACGAGGCCACCGTGGTGGCCGGGCATTTCGGACTGGTGGCCGGTTCGGTGGCGACCCAGCAGACCTGGCCGCTCGTGCGGGACTGGGTGCACTGGTTCGCCGGCGGCGGTGCGCTGCCCGACCGGATCACCCCGATGCGCGAACAGGGTGCCGCCAACCGCCCGCGCACGGTGGCGACCAGGGTCGTGCACACCGCAGCCTCCCTCGCCGAGGCGGGCGCCGGGCTCGGCGCGGCGCTGGGCAGCATCGCGAGCAGCACGCTGCGCGGCTCGATGGAACTGACGGGGGAGGCGGTGCGGACGCTGCCGCGCCTGACCCGGCTGGGCATGATCCAGCCGCACACCCGGATCTCGCTGGGCCGCCTGCTCGCCGAACAGGCGCGCCGGGCGCCGCTGCGGGAATGCTTCCTGTTCGACGACCGCGTGCACACCAACGCCGCGGTGAACGTGCGCATCGACAACGTGGTGCGCGGGCTGATCTCGGCCGGGGTGCGGCCGGCCGCCCGGGTCGGCGTGCTGATGGAGACCAGGCCGAGCGCCTTGGCCGCGGTCGCCGCGCTGTCGCGGCTGGGCGCGGTGGCGGTGTTGCTGGCCCCGGGCAGCGAATTGCGCCGCGCGGTCGAGCTGACCGGCATCACGACGATCGTCTCCGATCCGGAGAACCTGCGTGACGCGGCGGCGACCGGAACGCGGATCCTGGTGCTGGGCGGCGGCGATGCGCGCGGGCTGGACGTGCCGCTCGGATCCGAGGTGATCGATCTCGAGCAGATCGATCCGTCGCGGGTGGTGCTGCCGGGCTGGTTCCGCCCGGATCCGGGCCTGGCGCGGGAGCTGGCGTTCGTGCTCGTGACGGGCACCGGCGACAAGCTGGACATCAAGTACATCACCAACCACCGCTGGTCGGTGTCGGCGTTCGGCACGGCCGGCTCCGCCGACCTGGGCCGCCAGGACACGGTGTATTGCCTGGCGCCCCTGCATCATTCGTCGGGCCTGCTGGTGAGCCTGGGCGGCGCGGTCGCCGGCGGCAGCCGGATCGCGCTGGCCCGGTCGCTGGATCCGGCGCGATTCACCGAGGAGGTGCACCGCTACGGGGTCACCGTCGTCACCTACACCTGGACGATGATGCGCGACATCCTCGACGCCGACACCTTCCCGCACGGGCACCCGCATCCGATCCGGCTGTTCATCGGCTCCGGCATGCCGGCCGGGCTGTGGCGGCGGACCACCGAGAAGTTCGCTCCCGCACGGGTTCTGGAGTTCTACGCGTCCATCGAGGGCGACGTGGTGCTGGCGAATGTGGCGGGCGCCAAGGTGGGCAGCAAGGGACGGCCGGTGCCGGGCACCGCCCGGGTCGAGCTGGTGTCCTACGATTCCGAGACCGGCGAGATCAGCACCGACGCACAGGGTTTCGCGCGCCGCGCCGCCGACAACGAGGTGGGCCTGCTGCTCGGCCGGGCGGCCGACCGGGTGGACGTCTCGCAGGGCGGCCTGCGCGGTGTGTTCGCCCCCGGTGACGCGTGGATGCCGACGGAGAATCTGTTCCGCCGCGACGCCGACGGCGACTACTGGCTGATGGACCGCCGCGACACGGTCATCCGGACGGCGCGCGGCCCGGTGTACACCCAGCCCGTCGTGGACGCCCTCAACGACCTCACGGCCGTCGACCTGGAGGTGGCCTTCGCCCTGTCCACGGAGGCGGCGGACGGCGAAAGGCACAGGGCCGGCCGCACTCTCGCCGTCGCCGCGGTCAGTGTCCGCCCGGGCCACCGGCTGGAGCCGAAGGACGTCACCGAGGGCCTGCGCGTCCTGGACCCGGATCGCCGCCCCGACCTGATCTACGTCGTCGACGAGATCCCCCGCAGCTCCACCTACCGCCCGTCCACCCGCGCCGTGCAGGCGTCGGTCCGCCTCGAGCCCGGCGAGAACACCTGGTACCTCGACCGCACCACCGATACCTACGAGGTGCTGACCGCCGACGCCCTGGCAGCCCTGCTGGCCTGA